AGTTCGCTGGCCAGTTGTGCGAGGCTGTCACTGGCCTGCAGCGCGCTTGCCTGGAGCGGGGGGCGAATGCTGTCACGCCGTTCGATCAATGGCGGCAACTCGACGAGCGCCGCTTTGAAATCCTCGACAAGCCGTTCTGCCGCTTGAATACGCTGCAGGTCGCCTGGGTCCTTGAGGTGGGTCGCCAGATAACCGAGATGCCGGCCGATGGTTTCGATCTGCCGGGTCATCTTGCCCAGGCTGGCGGTGTCCGTCAGGGTTCGGTACACGATGCGGTCGGCGCGCATGGCCTCTGCGACCGTCGCCAGTTGGCCGAGGACCGACAGGTTGCTTGAGCGGAAAAGCACCTCGCTCAGGGCCTGCCAGCCAGTCATGGCAATGATGAGACTGAGGACCAGCACCTGGCCGAAGCCCAAGGCGAGTTTGATACGGACGCTGGCGTTGGCCAGCAAGCGGGTCAGCCGAGGAAACATGGTGAACCTCCAGATCTGAAAAAAGCGTGTCGACCAACGCTAAATCGATTCGGAGTGATGGCGGGCTGATAACTACGTAGGAAATTTCACAAGTTGCGGCGGCCTCGAGTGGCCGCCGCGTAGGAGCGGTCAGATACGGAAGCGCCCGACCAGGGTCTGCAGGTAGACGCCCAGGCGCGCCAGCTCGGCGCTGGAGGCGGCGGTTTCTTCACTGGCCGCCGAGGTTTGCTCCGACACATCGCGCACGTTCAGCACGCTGCGGTTGATCTCTTCGGCCACCGCGCTTTGCTGCTCGGCGGCGGTGGCGATCTGCGAGTTCATCGCCTGGATGGTCGAGACCGTACGGGTGATGTTCGCCAAGGCGCTGCCGGCACGGCGAGTCAGCTCGACGCTGCTGTCGGTCAGGCCGCGGCTGTTGTCCATGATGGTTGCGACCTGCTGGGTGCCGCTTTGCAGGCCGACGATCAGCTCTTCGATCTCTTCGGTGGACTTCTGCGTACGCTGGGCCAGGCTGCGCACTTCATCGGCCACTACCGCGAAACCACGCCCGGCTTCACCGGCACGCGCGGCTTCGATGGCGGCGTTGAGGGCCAGCAGGTTGGTTTGCTGGGCCACGGACTTGATCACGTCGAGCACGCTGCCGATCTTGTCGCTTTCGCGCTTGAGGTCGCCCATGGCAACCGTGGAGTTGCCCACTTCGGTGGCCAGGCGCTCGATCTGGGCGATGGCTTCGCCGACCACCTTGTCGCCCTCGCGAGCCTGCTGGTCGGCAGCCACGGCGGCTTCGGAGGCTTCCTCGGCGTTGCGCGCCACTTCCTGCACGGTGGCGGCCATTTCGTTCATGGCGGTAGCGACTTGGTCAGTCTCGATCTTCTGGCTGTTGACCCCGGCGCTGGTCTGCTCAGTGACGGCCGACAATTGCTCGGCGGCGCTGGCGATCTGAGTAACGCCTTCGCTGATACCGCCGATCAGCTCACGCAGGCCGACGGTCATGTTTTGCATGGCGCGTTGCAACTGGCCCAGTTCGTCCTGGCGCTCGGAGATCAGGTTGTGGCTCAGGTCACCCGAGGCAACTCGTTCGGCCACGTTGAGGGTCTGCGCCAGCGGGACGATGATCTGGCGAGTGATGATCCAGGCGGCAACCAGGCCGAAAATCAGCGCCAGTACGGTAGCCAGCAGCAACAGTTGCCTGGCGTTCGCAGCATCCGCATCACGCACCACGGTTTGCGAGAGGGTCAGCTGGTTACTGCGGTCCAGCAGTATGTCGCCTTGGGTGCCCATGATCTTCAGCGCTGCGGCGCTGGCCACCTGAGAGTCGCGGTATTGGCTGACCGCCGCGCGATAGGCTTGCAGCGACACGCTGGCCTGTTGCAGGTTGGTCGAATACTGTTCAGGAAGTTGGCCGTTGAGGCCGGTGATTTTCTTAAGGGCGTTATCGATGGCATCCAACGCGGGCTGCTCGGCCTCGACCTTGCCGCTGTAGGTATAACCACGCACCTGGAACCGGGCTTGCTGGATCAGTTTGCTCAAATCGACAACGCTGTTGAATTGGCTGACGCTGTCGCCCTGCAGCAGGGACTTTTCGACTTCGCCCACTTTTTGCACCGCGTTGTCGGCGGTATCGCCCAACTTGCTACGGGCGTTTTCTCGGTTGGCCCCGGCCTGGACCATGGCGTCGAACGCGCGCTTGTACTGGTCGACCGCGGCCAGTTGATCGTCGACCAAGGCAATATCGGCGGGTTGCTCAATCAGCGTGCGGGCTGTCTTCAGGCCGCTGTCCAGCTTGCCGAGGTACTCATTGACCGCTGACGGACCCTGTTCGCCACGGCGCATTTCGAAATCCAGACGCGCGATGCTCAAGTCCTTGCTCAGGTCGTTGAGGCTGGCGATATACCCCAGCTTGTCCCCCCGACTGATCACGCCGGAGAGTCCGGTCCAGCCGGTGAAGGTGATCATCAGCGTGAGCAGCAACACCAGGCCAAAGCCCACGCCCAGCTTGGTTTTGACGCTGACATTCCCCAGCTTTTCGGCTAACCAACGATACATGCTGCAAACTCCCCTGGAACAAGGCTTGGACTTATTCAAGGGTTATCGGCACGTGGCTGGCATTCTGTAGCGACATGCTTGTCCTGCGAGAGTCTACACATCCCCGTAGTGAGCGGGCTTGCCCCGCGCTGGGTGGCGAAGCCGCCCCAAACCAGGCGACTTGGTTTCTC
Above is a genomic segment from Pseudomonas azadiae containing:
- a CDS encoding methyl-accepting chemotaxis protein, translating into MQNMTVGLRELIGGISEGVTQIASAAEQLSAVTEQTSAGVNSQKIETDQVATAMNEMAATVQEVARNAEEASEAAVAADQQAREGDKVVGEAIAQIERLATEVGNSTVAMGDLKRESDKIGSVLDVIKSVAQQTNLLALNAAIEAARAGEAGRGFAVVADEVRSLAQRTQKSTEEIEELIVGLQSGTQQVATIMDNSRGLTDSSVELTRRAGSALANITRTVSTIQAMNSQIATAAEQQSAVAEEINRSVLNVRDVSEQTSAASEETAASSAELARLGVYLQTLVGRFRI